The following are from one region of the Methanobacterium veterum genome:
- a CDS encoding MarR family winged helix-turn-helix transcriptional regulator encodes MQENEFQRIVDNILIYYPLFYRKIKTSMNHEKRLKYYNKPLGYYQVLGTLINTGSSLSISEIGKMLYISKPNMTALIDKLVKDGNVKRSRSSEDRRIIKVEITEEGRDFMIHAQDSVKVNIKENLSNLDENEIEILNESLENIRKLFIKIQ; translated from the coding sequence ATGCAAGAAAATGAATTTCAAAGGATAGTGGATAATATATTGATTTATTATCCCCTGTTTTACAGGAAAATAAAAACATCAATGAACCACGAAAAGCGTTTAAAATATTATAATAAGCCTTTGGGCTATTATCAAGTTTTAGGAACATTAATTAATACAGGATCTTCATTATCAATATCTGAAATTGGCAAAATGCTTTATATATCTAAACCTAATATGACAGCTTTAATTGATAAACTGGTTAAAGATGGAAATGTAAAGAGGTCGCGAAGCAGCGAAGATAGACGAATAATTAAAGTGGAGATAACCGAAGAGGGCAGGGACTTCATGATTCATGCCCAGGATTCTGTTAAAGTAAACATCAAAGAAAACCTTTCAAATTTAGATGAAAATGAAATTGAAATTCTTAACGAGTCTTTGGAGAATATAAGGAAGTTATTTATAAAAATACAATAA
- a CDS encoding U32 family peptidase, with amino-acid sequence MVELLSPARDFQALNAAISNGADSVYVGIEGCNMRANVKNFTIQDLKEAVEMCHDADKKIYLCTNTIMRNKDISHLKEIIPAIYSYEVDALIISDLGALKVARENNLEIHMSIQANVSNFESLNLLEELGVKRVVLSRELSLEEIREIKENTNLEIETFIHGAMCVAVSGRCFLSSHLYGKSANCGECLQPCRKEWKLTSEDVDEFRLLQNENGSHILSPKDLCTIEHIPQLVEAGIDAFKIEGRARPADYVAAVTKAYREAITSYESGSWKFDENWIEELKKVFNRGFDTGFYFKTPYKTSQYNESTHIKKDIGSVVNYYKNVSAAEIRLWDDLKVGDEIIIEGKTTGSLIQKVESMQIDGQDLTEVQKGQNVGIKVNDKVRPNDLVYKRIKRQ; translated from the coding sequence ATAGTAGAATTACTTTCACCTGCACGAGATTTCCAGGCACTGAACGCTGCAATTTCAAACGGCGCAGACTCTGTTTATGTCGGCATTGAAGGGTGCAACATGAGGGCAAATGTTAAAAATTTTACAATTCAGGACCTCAAAGAAGCAGTAGAAATGTGCCACGATGCAGATAAAAAGATATACCTCTGCACAAACACCATAATGAGAAATAAAGACATATCTCATTTAAAAGAGATTATACCTGCCATTTATTCTTATGAAGTAGACGCATTAATTATTTCAGATCTTGGTGCGCTTAAAGTTGCACGGGAAAATAACCTGGAAATACATATGAGTATACAGGCCAATGTTTCTAATTTTGAATCCCTTAATTTACTTGAAGAGCTTGGAGTTAAACGTGTTGTCCTTTCAAGGGAGTTATCACTTGAGGAAATTAGGGAAATTAAAGAAAACACTAATCTGGAGATAGAAACGTTTATACACGGGGCTATGTGCGTTGCGGTTTCTGGAAGATGTTTTTTAAGCTCTCATCTTTACGGCAAAAGCGCAAATTGTGGTGAATGCTTACAGCCCTGTAGAAAAGAATGGAAACTTACATCTGAAGATGTAGATGAGTTTAGACTTCTTCAAAATGAGAATGGAAGTCATATCTTAAGTCCCAAAGACCTCTGCACGATAGAACATATTCCCCAACTTGTTGAAGCAGGAATTGATGCATTTAAAATAGAAGGAAGAGCAAGACCTGCAGATTATGTTGCAGCAGTTACCAAAGCTTATAGAGAAGCTATCACCAGCTATGAAAGTGGTTCATGGAAATTTGATGAAAACTGGATTGAAGAACTTAAAAAGGTATTTAACAGAGGTTTCGATACAGGTTTTTACTTTAAAACTCCTTACAAAACCAGCCAGTATAATGAATCTACACATATTAAAAAAGATATTGGTTCAGTTGTCAATTACTACAAAAACGTCTCTGCAGCTGAAATCAGGCTCTGGGATGACCTGAAGGTTGGAGATGAAATCATAATAGAAGGAAAAACAACAGGATCTTTAATTCAAAAGGTTGAATCCATGCAGATTGATGGTCAAGACCTAACAGAAGTTCAGAAAGGTCAAAACGTAGGTATAAAAGTTAATGACAAAGTAAGGCCTAATGATCTGGTTTATAAAAGGATCAAAAGGCAGTAA
- a CDS encoding response regulator, with product MNLNEVEILLVEDNETDAELTIRALKRNNLANKLVWAKDGAEALDFIFGEGEYSERDIEKGLPRLILLDLRMPKVDGLEVLQTIKADERTKMIPVVVLTSSKEDRDIVESYELGVNSYVSKPVEFDAFTEAVSTLGLYWMLLNNPPE from the coding sequence ATGAATTTAAATGAAGTTGAAATCCTTCTTGTAGAGGATAACGAAACGGATGCTGAACTTACAATTAGAGCATTAAAAAGGAATAATCTTGCCAATAAGTTAGTGTGGGCTAAAGACGGTGCTGAAGCTTTGGATTTTATATTTGGTGAGGGTGAATATTCTGAAAGGGATATAGAAAAAGGGCTTCCAAGATTGATATTACTTGACTTGAGAATGCCTAAAGTAGATGGTTTAGAAGTTCTTCAGACTATTAAAGCGGATGAAAGAACTAAAATGATCCCTGTAGTTGTCCTTACTTCTTCTAAAGAAGATAGAGATATAGTAGAAAGTTATGAACTTGGAGTAAATAGTTACGTTAGTAAACCCGTTGAATTTGATGCATTTACAGAAGCTGTTTCAACACTTGGATTGTACTGGATGTTACTTAATAATCCACCAGAATAA
- the purF gene encoding amidophosphoribosyltransferase has translation MRDKCGIVGAYSHKKSNNISRPIYYGLYALQHRGQESAGISVHNGEKMSTYRGMGLVCDVFNNGNIEGLEGYVGIGHVRYSTTGKSRIENSQPFFSEFDMGTIAVAHNGDIINSMELRNELEEQGYEFKSTTDSEVLCHLLIKKYHKTGDIIKAVQEVSKRLIGSYSLVILFNNDLIVVRDPIGIKPLSLGKVDDTTLVASETVAFDVVGGEYIRSVKPGEILLINDEIKSFKMPKADSCKQAHCMFEYVYFARPDSILDDRYVYDVRLKIGKALAKEFPAEADVVMPVPDSAITAAIGYSRDSGLPYGEGLIKNRYIGRTFIMPTQEERETSVRLKMNPVKTELEGKKIVLIDDSIVRGTTSKALVNILREAGVKEIHLRVGCPPIISPCYYGIAMATKRELIASDKEVEEIRKTLGVDSLGYLSVDALVDCIGIKRDQLCLGCLTCEYPTKLPDNIEEYEARRCTC, from the coding sequence TTGCGAGATAAATGCGGTATTGTAGGGGCTTATTCTCACAAAAAATCAAATAATATCTCAAGACCTATCTACTATGGTCTTTATGCATTACAACATAGAGGGCAAGAATCAGCAGGTATATCAGTGCACAATGGAGAAAAAATGAGCACATATAGAGGCATGGGACTTGTCTGTGATGTATTTAACAATGGAAATATCGAGGGACTTGAAGGCTATGTCGGAATAGGGCATGTGAGATATTCAACTACAGGTAAATCAAGAATAGAAAATTCACAACCATTTTTCAGCGAGTTTGATATGGGAACCATTGCAGTTGCCCATAATGGAGATATTATCAATTCAATGGAACTGAGAAATGAATTAGAAGAGCAGGGCTACGAATTTAAATCCACCACTGATTCTGAAGTTTTATGCCACCTGCTTATTAAAAAATATCACAAAACTGGAGATATAATAAAAGCTGTTCAAGAAGTCTCTAAACGTTTGATAGGCTCTTATTCGCTGGTTATATTATTTAACAATGATCTGATCGTTGTAAGAGATCCAATTGGAATTAAACCTCTTTCACTAGGAAAAGTCGACGATACAACTCTCGTTGCATCTGAAACAGTTGCCTTTGATGTGGTAGGAGGAGAATACATCCGTTCTGTAAAACCCGGAGAAATACTGCTTATAAACGATGAAATAAAAAGTTTCAAAATGCCAAAAGCAGATTCATGCAAACAAGCTCACTGCATGTTTGAATATGTTTATTTTGCACGTCCAGACAGCATACTTGATGATAGGTATGTCTATGATGTAAGGCTAAAGATTGGGAAAGCACTTGCAAAGGAATTTCCTGCAGAAGCAGATGTTGTAATGCCAGTACCTGACTCAGCAATAACAGCAGCTATAGGATATTCCAGAGACTCAGGATTACCTTATGGTGAAGGACTTATAAAGAACCGTTATATAGGCAGAACTTTTATTATGCCAACTCAGGAAGAACGTGAAACTTCCGTAAGGTTAAAGATGAACCCTGTTAAAACAGAACTGGAAGGTAAAAAAATAGTTCTTATAGACGACAGTATTGTAAGAGGTACAACCTCTAAAGCTCTGGTTAATATATTAAGGGAAGCAGGAGTTAAAGAGATTCATTTAAGAGTAGGATGTCCACCTATAATTTCACCGTGCTATTATGGAATTGCAATGGCAACCAAAAGGGAATTAATAGCATCTGATAAAGAAGTTGAAGAAATAAGAAAAACTCTAGGTGTAGATTCTCTCGGTTATTTAAGTGTAGATGCACTTGTTGATTGTATTGGTATAAAAAGAGATCAGCTCTGTCTTGGATGTCTTACATGTGAATACCCAACAAAATTACCAGATAACATTGAAGAGTATGAAGCAAGGCGCTGTACCTGCTGA
- a CDS encoding histidine kinase dimerization/phosphoacceptor domain -containing protein: protein MKEELKILILEDVAFDAELIEYELRREGIKFLSKRVETKESFISELEVLKPDLILADHSLPKFDGLSALKIANSECPYTPFLFVSGKIGEEFAVNALKEGATDYIFKNNLSKLVPAMQRALKECHEKIEREKAQNALKKAHFELEQQVLERTKALSRVNDELRAEMDERERIENKLKKSLEEKEILLKEIHHRVKNNLQIISSLLNLQSRYINDEEMLDIYKESQNRVKSMAIIHEKLYQSEDLARIDFGDYVKSLVMDLFHSYGVDNIEPDISIRDVLLDINTAIPCGLIVNELVTNSIKHGFLASRTRDNIQSLDERDKIAVNITKENEIYTMSVYDNGIGFPDNLDFRHTDSLGMQLVISLTSQLRGTVELERDNGTLFRIVFKEVEYNNKF, encoded by the coding sequence ATGAAAGAAGAACTTAAAATCCTGATCCTGGAGGACGTTGCCTTTGATGCAGAATTAATAGAGTATGAGCTGCGTCGTGAAGGAATAAAATTTTTATCAAAGCGAGTGGAAACTAAAGAAAGTTTTATAAGTGAACTTGAGGTGCTAAAGCCTGATCTGATCCTGGCTGATCATTCCCTTCCTAAGTTCGACGGTCTTTCGGCCTTAAAAATTGCAAATTCAGAATGCCCGTACACTCCTTTTTTATTTGTAAGTGGTAAAATAGGTGAAGAGTTTGCAGTAAATGCGCTTAAAGAAGGGGCTACAGACTATATATTCAAAAATAACCTTTCTAAATTAGTACCTGCCATGCAAAGGGCATTAAAGGAGTGCCATGAAAAAATTGAACGTGAAAAAGCCCAGAATGCCCTGAAAAAGGCACATTTTGAGCTAGAGCAGCAAGTTTTAGAAAGAACAAAAGCATTATCTCGAGTTAATGATGAGTTACGTGCAGAAATGGATGAACGTGAACGAATAGAAAATAAGCTTAAAAAATCTCTTGAAGAGAAGGAAATACTTTTAAAAGAAATTCACCACCGGGTTAAAAATAATTTACAGATAATAAGCAGCCTTCTAAACCTCCAATCTCGTTATATTAACGATGAGGAAATGCTTGATATTTATAAGGAAAGCCAGAACCGCGTAAAATCTATGGCTATAATACACGAAAAACTTTACCAATCAGAAGATCTGGCAAGGATTGACTTTGGGGACTATGTAAAAAGTTTAGTAATGGACCTGTTCCATTCCTACGGTGTTGATAACATAGAGCCTGATATAAGTATCCGTGATGTTTTGTTAGATATTAATACAGCGATTCCGTGTGGACTTATTGTTAATGAACTGGTAACAAATTCAATAAAACATGGATTTCTGGCAAGTAGAACTCGTGATAACATCCAATCATTGGATGAAAGAGATAAAATAGCTGTAAATATCACTAAAGAAAATGAAATTTACACCATGTCTGTTTATGATAATGGTATAGGTTTTCCAGATAATTTAGACTTTCGCCATACCGATTCATTAGGTATGCAACTTGTAATTAGTTTAACAAGTCAATTAAGAGGTACAGTGGAGCTTGAAAGAGATAATGGGACATTATTTAGAATTGTTTTTAAAGAAGTTGAGTATAATAATAAATTTTAG
- a CDS encoding MBL fold metallo-hydrolase, whose protein sequence is MEDWFKVKKVADKTWAIHDKTQVACYLVEGEEKAILIDTCWGLANLAELVQSITSLPVKVVITHGHPDHVCGAFQFSDLYISNEDKGLLNAFYNKQTRRQLIENRFKDQLSADFSEEKWINAELGNVSTIKEGDVFELGKRDLKVIAVPGHTPGSICLLDGENELLFSGDSVQTAPVLMHLDTSLQLSTYFDSLVHVCSFEEEYDRILPGHGETPLDKAVLYELIDGVSEILEGNVSGILEQTFFGEGLVCKFNETSIIYNENQL, encoded by the coding sequence ATGGAAGATTGGTTTAAAGTGAAAAAGGTTGCAGACAAAACATGGGCCATTCATGACAAAACACAGGTGGCATGTTATTTGGTTGAAGGTGAAGAGAAAGCTATTTTAATTGATACATGCTGGGGGCTTGCCAATTTAGCTGAACTGGTCCAATCAATTACATCACTGCCAGTAAAAGTTGTAATTACCCATGGACATCCTGATCACGTGTGCGGTGCATTCCAGTTCAGCGATCTTTATATTTCAAATGAAGATAAGGGATTGTTAAATGCATTTTATAATAAGCAGACACGCAGGCAGCTTATTGAAAACCGTTTTAAAGACCAACTTTCTGCAGATTTTTCTGAGGAGAAATGGATCAACGCAGAGCTAGGCAATGTTTCAACAATTAAAGAAGGAGATGTGTTTGAGTTAGGTAAAAGGGACCTGAAAGTTATAGCAGTTCCGGGACATACCCCGGGCAGCATCTGTTTACTGGACGGGGAAAATGAGCTGCTGTTTTCAGGTGATTCTGTACAAACTGCGCCAGTTTTGATGCATCTTGATACGTCTCTCCAATTGAGCACATATTTTGACAGCCTTGTACATGTATGTTCCTTTGAAGAGGAGTATGACAGAATATTGCCGGGGCATGGTGAAACTCCCCTCGATAAAGCTGTTTTATATGAATTAATAGATGGAGTTTCTGAAATTCTGGAAGGTAACGTGAGTGGGATTCTGGAACAAACATTTTTCGGAGAGGGACTTGTGTGCAAATTCAATGAAACAAGCATTATTTACAATGAAAATCAGCTATAA
- a CDS encoding DUF106 domain-containing protein: MVFESVFNALNPVFNPIVNTFGPILTIFLIAAVVALITTVATKLLVNQDRLAFLQKEMKEFNQEMVAARNSNDPEALAKMQKKQMEFMGLQKEMMFMSFKPMIVTWVPILVIYYWMFQSLLLNQVAVNLPSFAYYVLLVPLWHAIPLSYVHVPLGPFAVSWFGWYFLCSFALSQIFRKFLGVKNASAM, encoded by the coding sequence ATGGTATTTGAATCAGTTTTCAACGCATTAAATCCAGTATTTAATCCAATTGTTAATACATTTGGTCCGATATTGACTATATTTTTAATAGCTGCCGTGGTTGCATTAATAACCACTGTTGCAACCAAGCTTCTCGTAAATCAGGACAGGCTTGCATTTCTTCAAAAAGAAATGAAAGAATTTAATCAGGAGATGGTGGCGGCAAGAAATTCAAATGATCCAGAAGCACTGGCGAAAATGCAAAAAAAGCAGATGGAGTTCATGGGTCTTCAAAAAGAGATGATGTTCATGTCATTTAAACCAATGATAGTGACATGGGTTCCAATACTTGTTATATATTACTGGATGTTCCAATCACTGTTATTGAACCAGGTTGCGGTTAACTTACCTTCATTTGCTTATTATGTGCTTTTAGTTCCGCTATGGCATGCAATTCCGCTAAGTTATGTCCATGTACCACTTGGACCATTTGCAGTTTCATGGTTTGGATGGTACTTCCTGTGTTCGTTTGCGCTTTCCCAGATATTCAGGAAATTTCTGGGAGTTAAAAATGCAAGTGCTATGTAA
- a CDS encoding sensor histidine kinase, with the protein MPVISKSIWRRKRTWFAPIFLAAILIFIQLFYQRFGASFSDSYYQLVMIMFIAIVIAFLGERIEKVRILNEMNENLKKESEKLEDANKELEAFAYSVSHDLRVPLRAIDGFSRIVIEDYEDKLDDEGKRLLNVVRENTQKMGQLIDDILLLSRASRQEMRISPIDMESLVENIFKELKPSMENRDVQLEIKSLPQAYGDRTLITQVLTNLISNSIKFTRIREKAVIEVGAKVGKDENIYYVRDNGAGFDMKYVNKLFGLFQRLHGVDEFEGTGVGLSIVQRIIRRHGGRVWGEGKIDNGATIYFTLPKS; encoded by the coding sequence ATGCCAGTTATTTCAAAATCCATATGGCGAAGAAAAAGGACATGGTTTGCACCGATATTTTTAGCAGCTATATTAATATTTATTCAGCTTTTTTACCAGCGTTTTGGAGCTTCATTTTCTGATAGCTATTATCAGCTAGTTATGATCATGTTTATAGCTATTGTAATAGCGTTTTTAGGGGAGCGAATTGAGAAAGTTAGAATTCTCAATGAAATGAATGAAAATTTAAAAAAAGAGAGTGAAAAACTTGAAGATGCTAATAAAGAATTAGAAGCATTTGCATATTCTGTTTCACATGATTTAAGAGTTCCTCTTAGAGCAATAGATGGTTTTTCCCGTATTGTAATTGAGGACTATGAGGACAAACTTGATGATGAGGGTAAAAGACTTTTAAACGTTGTCAGGGAAAATACCCAGAAAATGGGCCAATTAATTGATGATATTCTTCTTTTATCCCGTGCAAGCCGCCAAGAAATGAGAATATCTCCTATAGACATGGAATCACTTGTAGAAAATATATTCAAAGAATTGAAACCTTCGATGGAGAATAGAGATGTTCAACTAGAAATTAAATCTCTTCCGCAGGCTTATGGCGATAGGACGCTAATTACTCAGGTTCTTACTAATCTTATTTCTAACTCTATTAAGTTTACAAGAATTAGGGAAAAAGCGGTTATTGAAGTGGGTGCAAAAGTAGGAAAAGATGAAAACATTTATTATGTTAGAGATAACGGGGCCGGCTTTGATATGAAATATGTAAATAAGCTGTTTGGTCTGTTCCAGAGATTACACGGCGTTGATGAATTTGAAGGTACTGGTGTAGGACTTTCTATTGTTCAGCGCATTATCCGTAGACATGGAGGACGTGTCTGGGGAGAAGGAAAAATCGATAATGGAGCAACTATTTATTTCACGCTTCCAAAGTCGTAG
- a CDS encoding MATE family efflux transporter, producing the protein MQTDESQSTLNSPLGDDKTKGVNLITGDPRKAIIKLSGPMIISMLLMTFYNLVNAIWVAGLGGDALAAVGFVTPLYLVLVGLSNGLGAGAASAIARYIGADNKKYANNATLHSLFITIGISIILTVLLIVFLKPILLLLGAGNTIDLAVQFGQVTFAGTILMLFTGVGYGVLRAEGDAKRTMYAMIISSVMNMILDPILIYWAGLGISGAAWGTVISMGFVSVVLLYWFFVKKDTYVSFSIKDFMPDKTVAKSILGVGLPASAEFLIMSILAGIVNGLLVVVAGTDAVAVYSAGWRVVMMATMPIIAVGTSVITVAGVSYGARKYENISIAHKYSIKVGLIIAAATSVLTFVFAPYIAMIFTYTPQSASLAPTIAAFLQVMCFFYIFMPPGVMSSSTFQGVGKGMTSLMLTLLRNLVFIAIFAYIFAIFFGLGEYGVWWGIVAGDILGGIVAYVWARTYIRRLRSVESSD; encoded by the coding sequence ATGCAAACAGATGAATCACAATCAACATTAAATTCTCCACTTGGAGATGATAAGACAAAAGGAGTCAATTTGATAACTGGAGACCCAAGAAAGGCAATAATCAAACTTTCAGGTCCTATGATCATTTCAATGCTTCTAATGACATTTTATAACCTGGTCAACGCAATTTGGGTTGCGGGTCTTGGGGGAGATGCTCTAGCAGCAGTTGGATTTGTAACGCCGTTGTATTTAGTACTTGTTGGTCTCAGCAACGGTCTTGGTGCAGGTGCAGCATCTGCAATAGCACGTTATATAGGGGCGGATAACAAAAAATACGCAAATAACGCTACACTGCACTCGTTGTTCATTACAATAGGCATTTCAATTATTTTAACTGTGCTGCTTATCGTATTCCTTAAACCTATACTCCTGCTTCTTGGGGCGGGAAATACAATAGATCTTGCAGTACAGTTTGGACAGGTCACATTTGCAGGAACCATTTTAATGCTCTTTACAGGCGTAGGCTATGGAGTACTCCGTGCAGAGGGAGATGCCAAAAGGACAATGTATGCAATGATAATATCTTCAGTTATGAACATGATCCTTGACCCTATACTTATTTACTGGGCAGGTTTGGGTATTTCAGGAGCTGCATGGGGTACAGTTATATCTATGGGATTTGTATCTGTTGTCCTGCTTTACTGGTTCTTCGTAAAAAAGGATACTTATGTTTCCTTTTCAATTAAAGACTTTATGCCGGATAAAACAGTCGCCAAAAGTATTTTAGGCGTTGGTCTACCTGCAAGTGCTGAGTTTCTTATAATGTCAATTTTAGCAGGTATAGTAAACGGTTTGCTGGTTGTAGTTGCTGGAACTGATGCAGTTGCAGTTTATTCTGCAGGCTGGAGAGTTGTGATGATGGCCACGATGCCTATAATTGCTGTGGGGACATCTGTAATTACAGTTGCTGGTGTTTCATACGGGGCCAGAAAGTATGAAAACATTTCTATAGCTCATAAGTACTCCATAAAGGTGGGGCTTATTATAGCAGCAGCTACAAGTGTCCTGACATTTGTATTCGCGCCTTATATTGCTATGATATTTACGTATACTCCTCAAAGTGCTTCTCTGGCACCTACAATTGCAGCGTTCCTCCAGGTGATGTGTTTCTTCTACATTTTCATGCCGCCGGGAGTGATGTCCAGCTCAACCTTCCAGGGCGTCGGTAAAGGAATGACATCCCTCATGCTGACATTGCTCAGAAACCTGGTTTTTATCGCAATATTTGCCTACATATTCGCCATATTCTTTGGTCTAGGGGAATATGGAGTATGGTGGGGAATCGTTGCAGGGGACATTTTGGGAGGTATAGTTGCCTATGTATGGGCACGTACTTACATCCGCAGGCTGCGAAGCGTTGAAAGTTCTGATTAA
- a CDS encoding MDR family MFS transporter, giving the protein MNHYKTRYDLSKDKIIMIMAGLMVGLLVAALDNSIISTAMPKVINNLQGMEYYVWPFTSYMLSSTIAIILFGKLSDIYGRKLIIIFGIILFVITSILCGLSNNIFELILFRGLQGIGGGILLSLPFILVGEIFSPKERGKYMGILASVFGISSVLGPILGGVITDAVGWRWIFFVNVPVGIAAVSILMYSLPNFKLDGVKKVIDYSGIITFTLALTGLFLALTLARDLNSYPMSEIVGLLIFSAVMFVLFIWAEKRAIEPILPLKLFNNSIFTISSLENFLASALIFAGIIYVPLFAQNILGMSATNAGFLMIPMLISLTIASNIAGQIISRTGKYKKLAIAEFVITGIGIALLATLDVNSSPYALLAYSTILGLGSGMMYTVFTISVQNSFSLREIGIVTASMQFFRNVGSTVAIPVFGYIVNATLASSAVVNLGQKEALAISIQNVFLVSIALAFAGLVIAFFLKEASLNHESSAQEIQDNAVDEAK; this is encoded by the coding sequence ATGAATCATTATAAAACTCGCTATGATCTTAGTAAAGATAAAATAATCATGATTATGGCAGGTTTGATGGTAGGGCTCCTTGTAGCTGCTCTTGATAATTCTATAATCAGTACTGCAATGCCTAAAGTCATAAACAACCTGCAGGGGATGGAATATTATGTATGGCCGTTTACGTCTTACATGCTGTCTTCGACCATTGCAATAATCCTTTTTGGTAAATTATCAGATATTTACGGCAGAAAGTTAATTATAATATTTGGAATTATCCTGTTTGTTATAACATCCATACTGTGTGGTCTTTCTAACAATATATTTGAATTAATTCTGTTTAGGGGCCTTCAAGGAATCGGGGGTGGAATATTATTGTCCCTCCCATTTATCCTGGTTGGGGAAATTTTCAGCCCAAAAGAAAGAGGTAAATATATGGGAATACTCGCCTCGGTATTTGGGATCTCAAGTGTTTTAGGACCTATACTTGGCGGAGTAATTACAGACGCTGTTGGATGGAGATGGATATTTTTTGTAAATGTTCCTGTTGGAATAGCTGCTGTAAGCATACTTATGTATTCTCTTCCTAACTTTAAATTAGACGGTGTTAAAAAAGTAATTGATTATTCCGGAATTATAACATTTACTCTGGCTTTAACTGGGCTTTTCCTGGCATTAACGCTTGCAAGAGATTTAAATAGTTATCCAATGTCTGAAATAGTGGGACTATTAATCTTTTCAGCAGTGATGTTTGTGCTATTCATCTGGGCTGAAAAGAGGGCGATCGAGCCTATTCTGCCTCTTAAACTGTTTAATAATTCAATCTTTACTATTTCCAGTCTAGAAAACTTTTTAGCAAGTGCACTTATATTTGCAGGGATAATATATGTCCCTTTATTTGCGCAGAATATTTTAGGGATGAGTGCTACAAATGCAGGGTTTTTAATGATACCTATGTTAATAAGCCTTACAATAGCATCTAATATTGCTGGGCAAATTATTTCAAGGACTGGCAAATATAAAAAGCTTGCTATTGCAGAGTTTGTAATTACTGGAATTGGTATTGCACTTCTGGCTACACTGGACGTGAATTCATCTCCTTATGCGTTACTTGCATATTCCACAATTCTGGGTTTAGGTTCGGGAATGATGTACACGGTATTTACAATAAGTGTTCAGAATTCTTTCAGTTTACGAGAAATTGGAATTGTAACAGCTTCCATGCAGTTTTTCAGGAACGTTGGGTCAACAGTGGCGATTCCGGTATTTGGATATATCGTAAATGCAACTCTGGCAAGTTCAGCTGTGGTAAATCTGGGTCAAAAAGAGGCTCTAGCAATATCTATCCAGAATGTTTTCTTAGTATCGATAGCACTTGCATTTGCAGGTTTGGTCATTGCATTCTTCCTTAAAGAAGCGTCTTTAAACCATGAATCTTCAGCTCAAGAAATTCAAGATAATGCAGTTGATGAAGCGAAATAA